A genome region from Micromonospora peucetia includes the following:
- a CDS encoding potassium channel family protein, with translation MHVVIMGCGRVGSTLAYSLESRGHSVAVIDHDADAFRRLGPDFAGITVTGEGFDGEVLRQAGIERADAFAAVSSGDNSNIISARLARETFGVSRVAARIYDQRRAQVYERLGIPTVATVRWTADRMLRHLVPEGNVEIFRDSTSTVSIVEVPVHKDWIGRPVRALEAATGARVAYLIRFGIGTLPTPSSVVQEGDQLFMLVTDDLAGTVTSVAATPPEGGL, from the coding sequence GTGCATGTCGTGATCATGGGTTGTGGCCGGGTCGGCTCGACCCTCGCCTACAGCCTGGAGTCCCGGGGGCACTCGGTCGCGGTCATCGACCACGACGCCGACGCCTTCCGCCGGCTCGGCCCCGACTTCGCCGGGATCACGGTCACCGGTGAGGGCTTCGACGGAGAGGTGCTCCGGCAGGCCGGCATCGAGCGGGCGGACGCCTTCGCGGCGGTCTCCAGCGGCGACAACTCCAACATCATCTCCGCCCGGTTGGCCCGCGAGACGTTCGGCGTGTCCCGGGTGGCGGCGCGGATCTACGACCAGCGCCGGGCGCAGGTCTACGAGCGGCTCGGCATCCCCACCGTGGCCACCGTCCGGTGGACCGCCGACCGGATGCTGCGGCACCTGGTGCCGGAGGGGAACGTGGAGATCTTCCGGGACTCGACGAGCACGGTGTCGATCGTCGAGGTGCCGGTGCACAAGGACTGGATCGGCCGGCCGGTGCGCGCCCTCGAGGCGGCGACCGGGGCCCGGGTGGCGTACCTGATCCGCTTCGGCATCGGCACGCTGCCGACCCCGTCCAGCGTCGTGCAGGAGGGTGACCAGCTCTTCATGCTGGTCACCGACGACCTGGCGGGGACGGTCACGTCGGTGGCGGCGACGCCGCCGGAAGGAGGGCTGTGA
- a CDS encoding potassium channel family protein — MRIAIAGAGNVGRSIAQELIDNGHQVMLIERQPRMLRPDRVPAADWVLADACELASLEEADLAGCDVVVAATGDDKVNLVVSLLAKTEFAVPRVVARVNRAENEWLFTEQWGVDVAVSKPRVMAALVEEAVTVGDLVRLMTFRQGEANLVEITLPPTAPYVGEPLRAIPLPRDSALVAILRGKRVLVPTPDDPIEAGDELIFVCTAEVEDAVRTVVLGADSVERTRGQR, encoded by the coding sequence ATGCGCATCGCCATCGCCGGGGCGGGCAACGTGGGCCGCTCGATCGCCCAGGAGCTGATCGACAACGGCCACCAGGTGATGCTCATCGAGCGCCAGCCCCGGATGCTCCGGCCCGATCGGGTGCCGGCCGCCGACTGGGTGCTGGCCGACGCCTGTGAGCTGGCCAGCCTGGAGGAGGCCGACCTCGCCGGCTGCGACGTGGTGGTCGCGGCCACCGGGGACGACAAGGTCAACCTGGTGGTCTCGCTGCTGGCCAAGACCGAGTTCGCGGTGCCCCGGGTGGTGGCGCGGGTCAACCGGGCCGAGAACGAGTGGCTCTTCACCGAGCAGTGGGGGGTCGACGTCGCGGTGAGCAAGCCGCGGGTGATGGCCGCCCTGGTCGAGGAGGCCGTCACCGTCGGCGACCTGGTCCGGCTGATGACCTTCCGGCAGGGCGAGGCGAACCTGGTGGAGATCACGCTGCCGCCTACCGCGCCGTACGTCGGCGAACCGCTGCGCGCGATCCCGCTGCCCCGCGACTCCGCGCTGGTGGCGATCCTGCGCGGCAAGCGGGTGCTGGTGCCCACCCCGGACGACCCGATCGAGGCCGGCGACGAGTTGATCTTCGTGTGCACCGCGGAGGTCGAGGACGCGGTCCGCACGGTGGTGCTCGGGGCGGACAGCGTGGAACGCACCCGCGGGCAGCGCTGA
- a CDS encoding DUF3159 domain-containing protein, whose translation MTTGQHRAAQPAGGPQDGAQDEERLPNLAEQMADQLGGWRGLVESSIPVVVFVLANILGELRPAVIASVAVALMIAGLRLAQRRPIRHAVNGLFGVAVGAAIAWRTGDERDFYLPGILYGIGYGVALLVSAAIRQPLVGWIWSVLVAKGRSEWRDDPRLVRTFTGLTVLWGVVWLAKVGVQAGLYLAHQDTALGVARLALGYPPYVLLLLITVWTVRRVTREPQPEALPGS comes from the coding sequence ATGACGACGGGACAGCACCGGGCGGCACAGCCGGCGGGCGGTCCGCAGGACGGCGCGCAGGACGAGGAACGGCTGCCCAACCTCGCCGAGCAGATGGCCGACCAGCTCGGCGGCTGGCGGGGCCTGGTCGAGTCCAGCATCCCGGTGGTCGTCTTCGTGCTGGCCAACATCCTCGGCGAGCTGCGGCCCGCCGTGATCGCCTCGGTGGCGGTGGCGCTCATGATCGCCGGCCTCCGGCTGGCGCAGCGCCGCCCGATCCGCCACGCGGTCAACGGGCTCTTCGGCGTCGCCGTCGGCGCCGCGATCGCCTGGCGCACCGGCGACGAACGTGACTTCTACCTCCCCGGCATCCTCTACGGCATCGGCTACGGGGTGGCCCTGCTGGTCTCGGCCGCCATCCGGCAACCCCTGGTGGGGTGGATCTGGTCGGTGCTGGTGGCCAAGGGCCGCTCGGAGTGGCGTGACGACCCGCGCCTGGTGCGGACCTTCACCGGGCTCACCGTGCTCTGGGGCGTGGTGTGGCTGGCGAAGGTCGGCGTGCAGGCCGGGCTCTACCTCGCCCACCAGGACACGGCGCTCGGCGTGGCGCGGCTGGCGCTGGGCTACCCGCCGTACGTGCTGCTGCTGCTGATCACGGTCTGGACGGTCCGGCGGGTGACCCGGGAGCCGCAGCCGGAGGCGCTGCCCGGCAGCTGA
- a CDS encoding OB-fold nucleic acid binding domain-containing protein: MSTDEGRGSLRRMLRRLTASEAEIEAQELRRESAEHGGVPAGQCTRGQVVSVAGRLRTVVYTPRTNLPTLEADLYDGSDVITLVWLGRRHIAGIEPGRHLTARGRVAVRDDRKVIYNPYYELEPPK, from the coding sequence ATGTCGACCGACGAGGGCCGGGGTTCGCTACGCCGCATGCTTCGCCGGCTCACCGCGAGCGAGGCGGAGATCGAGGCGCAGGAGCTGCGCCGGGAGAGCGCCGAGCACGGCGGTGTCCCGGCCGGGCAGTGCACGCGGGGCCAGGTGGTCTCGGTGGCCGGTCGGCTCCGCACGGTGGTCTACACCCCGCGGACCAACCTGCCCACGTTGGAGGCGGACCTCTACGACGGCAGCGACGTGATCACCCTGGTCTGGCTGGGCCGGCGGCACATCGCCGGGATCGAGCCCGGCCGGCACCTGACCGCGCGCGGTCGGGTGGCCGTGCGGGACGACCGCAAGGTGATCTACAACCCGTACTACGAGCTGGAACCGCCGAAGTGA
- a CDS encoding DUF3710 domain-containing protein — MIFSRKRDDAGRHARDERTTEVLDSPEESAPARGPYDISEAPEGVQRLDLGSLHIPAVRDVEVRVQADPEGVIQQVVLVHGPNALQLGVFAAPRSDGIWDEVREEIRQSLFNDGAAAQEVQGEYGTELHARVRTEDGLTALRFVGIDGPRWMVRGVYQGEAATDPAAAGPLAECLDGLVVDRGQEAKPVREPLPLRLPREAADQVGDGVSADGDTAPAPREA; from the coding sequence GTGATCTTCTCCCGTAAGCGGGACGATGCCGGGCGGCACGCCCGTGACGAGCGGACGACCGAGGTCCTCGACTCCCCCGAGGAGTCGGCCCCGGCCCGCGGCCCCTACGACATCTCGGAGGCTCCCGAGGGGGTGCAGCGGCTCGACCTGGGCAGCCTGCACATCCCGGCGGTGCGCGACGTCGAGGTGCGGGTGCAGGCCGATCCGGAGGGCGTGATCCAGCAGGTCGTCCTCGTACACGGCCCCAACGCGCTCCAGCTCGGCGTCTTCGCCGCGCCGCGCTCCGACGGCATCTGGGACGAGGTGCGCGAGGAGATCCGCCAGTCGTTGTTCAACGACGGCGCGGCGGCCCAGGAGGTCCAGGGCGAGTACGGCACCGAGTTGCACGCCCGGGTGCGTACCGAGGACGGGCTGACCGCCCTGCGGTTCGTCGGCATCGACGGGCCGCGCTGGATGGTCCGCGGCGTCTACCAGGGCGAGGCGGCCACCGACCCGGCCGCCGCCGGCCCGCTCGCCGAGTGCCTCGACGGCCTGGTGGTCGACCGGGGCCAGGAGGCCAAGCCGGTGCGCGAGCCGCTGCCGCTACGGTTGCCCCGTGAAGCGGCCGACCAGGTGGGCGACGGGGTGTCGGCCGACGGCGACACCGCGCCCGCGCCCCGCGAGGCCTGA